AAAGTTCCGGGGAAGCAAAATCGGCTTTGTGTTCCAATCATTCCATCTCATACCCACCCTAAGCGCGCTTGAAAACGTGATGCTCCCCATGGCTTTTTTGGGAATTGAAATTGACGAGCGAAAAAAGAGGGCAAGAAAGACACTTGAAAAGCTTGGAATGGAGGATAGGGTAAACCATCTTCCGGGACAGTTGTCCGGAGGCCAGAGGCAAAGAGTCGCCATAGCAAGGGCGCTTGTAAACAATCCAAGCATACTTCTTGCAGACGAGCCTACCGGAAACCTGGACTCCAAGTCAGGGGCGGCTGTGCTTGACATATTCAACAAGCTGCACGCTGAAGGAATGACAATAGTGACAGTCACGCACGACTCAGGCATTGCAAGGATGTCGCAGCGCATATTCCACATAAAAGACGGGCTGCTTGAGAAAATAGAGGTGAGAAGATGAGAAAAAACGAAAATGCAGATGGCGAAATAGGATTCAAAATTTCCTTGTTTTTTGCCTTGATTGCAGTTGCATTGGCACTGCCTGCCGTGTTTGCCGATTTGTCGGTAACAAGCTACACCCTCAGCCCCCAGACAATCAAGCCTGGCACAAGTGGCCTTGTGACGCTGACAATAGCCAACACAGGAAACACGCTTGTAAGCGGAATATCGCTAAGCGCCACAGGCTCCGGCAAGCTATTTTCCAATGCGGACATTTTTGTAGGCGACATAAGCCCAGGCGGCTCAACGATTATTTCAGTCCCCTTTAGCGCCCAGGCCGATGCGCAGCCTGGGATATACAACTTTCAGGCAAAGCTAACTGGCTCGACGCCTTCAAGCACCTCGGCCTCGGCTACAAACGCCATTACCCAGAGGACTTTCACAGTGCCTGTGACAATAACAAACCCGGCAATACTGCAGGCAACTGCAAAGTCAAACCTGGTCTATACAGACGGAACCTTTACCCTTGAGGGCACAATACTCAATTCCGGGGGGGCGGCTGGAAACGCAAGGCTTTACGTTGGGCAGGCAACAGACCCGAGGCTTTCCCTTGGGAGCAATTCAGCGCAAGCCCCGTCCTCTGGGTTCATTGCAAAGCAGCTTCCGATTTATGTTGGCGAGATTGCAAACAGGTCAAGCTTCAGCGCCGAGGTGACGCTTGCAAGCAACATCTCAAGCGGGGTTTATTCCATGCCCATTGGCGTGCTTTATGACGATGCGGTCGGCAACACGATTTTTGACAAGATGCTTGTGCTTGTCAATGTCAAGCGCTCAAGCCCGGATTTTGCAATACAGCTTGAAAACCAGAACTTTTCGCCTGGGCAGAGGACAAACCTGAAGCTGAAAATCTCAAAT
The nucleotide sequence above comes from Candidatus Parvarchaeota archaeon. Encoded proteins:
- a CDS encoding ATP-binding cassette domain-containing protein — protein: KFRGSKIGFVFQSFHLIPTLSALENVMLPMAFLGIEIDERKKRARKTLEKLGMEDRVNHLPGQLSGGQRQRVAIARALVNNPSILLADEPTGNLDSKSGAAVLDIFNKLHAEGMTIVTVTHDSGIARMSQRIFHIKDGLLEKIEVRR